In Brevibacillus marinus, the genomic window GTGTTTCAGCATCATTTCCGTAATCTCAAAATCCGCGATTACGCCATCACGCAGCGGCCGAATGGCGACAATATTGCCGGGAGTCCGTCCCACCATGCGGTGCGCCTCATGACCTACGGCCAACACCTTTTTTGTTTGATTGTCAATCGCCACAACGGATGGCTCATCCAGCACGATCCCTTTTCCTTTTACGTAAATGAGGACATTAGCCGTGCCTAAGTCAATCCCGATATCCTTATTGAACATGAGCGGGCCTCCCTGTACTCTGAAAACATCGCTACTGCTGAGCAAAATGCTACTATTATCATAGGCCGAATTTCGCCAGAGAACAAGGAAAACCTTCACGCATTACCAAAAAAATCTAAACGCTTTCCTCCTGTTCCCGCTTCAGCTTTTTGCTTTTCCGTTTGTACTTGATCTTGGTCGCTTCTCCTCCTCGCAGATGGCGGATCGCCTTGTGGTACTCCAAAATTTCCTTTACCTGGTTAGCCAGTTCCGGATTTATTTCGGGCAGCCGCTCCGTCAGGTCTTTATGCACCGTGCTCTTGGAAACACCGAATTCCTTGGCGATCATGCGAACCGTATTCCGCGTCTCCACAATATATCGGCCGATCCTTATGGTCCGCTCTTTGATGTAATCATGCACGCCCTTCGCCTCCCTGTTTCGGAATTGTCTGATACAATATATGGGTGGCTCGGGACACATATTCTACGTTTCCAAGCCTGACAAGCTGGCATTTCCCAATCTTTTTTAACAGGCGTGTACAAATCCGCCGGGCGCACAAGAAAAACCGCAGGAAATCTCCTGCGGTCCGCGGTGCTTCATTGTGTTATTGTGTTTCCGCTTTGCTCAGATATTGTTCCGGGTCAACCGATTGGCCATCGACGCGCACTTCAAAGTGAAGGTGTACGCCGGCATCCTTTTCGTATACATTGCGGCCGGCCTTGCCAAGCAGCTGGCCTTGTTTCACTTCGTCGCCCGGTTTCACGGTTACCGATTCCAGACTTTGATAGACGGTCGTCAGGTTGTCGCTGTGCTCAATCTCCACCAGCATGCCGACGAGCGGGTCATTGTGCACCTTGCTCACTTTCCCGTCAAGGGCAGCCAGCACGTCGAACGGTTTGTCGTCCTTCGCCACGAAATCCACTCCCGTATGCGGCGTGTAGGCGCCGTCGTACTGAACGAGCGCTTTTTCCTGCTCTTCCTCGGGTGCCGCGTCGTCGAAGAAGCCCATTGCCTTCTCGTAGGCGGCATCCTTGGCGATCGGCCAGGCCAACGGCTGCGTCGGCGTGTTCACCGGAACAGCCGGCTCCTCCGTCTCATCGGTTAGCGCTGTTTGACTGCCGTCTTCCGGAGTGGTTACCGAGACGCCGTCCATCACGTCGGTTTTGT contains:
- the spoIIID gene encoding sporulation transcriptional regulator SpoIIID encodes the protein MHDYIKERTIRIGRYIVETRNTVRMIAKEFGVSKSTVHKDLTERLPEINPELANQVKEILEYHKAIRHLRGGEATKIKYKRKSKKLKREQEESV
- a CDS encoding M23 family metallopeptidase; this translates as MEEQKHSKQPIPLKKTSAWKTFLGKKWAFPAIYIGTAAIILALVMWYQGTTNDAPLDKTDVMDGVSVTTPEDGSQTALTDETEEPAVPVNTPTQPLAWPIAKDAAYEKAMGFFDDAAPEEEQEKALVQYDGAYTPHTGVDFVAKDDKPFDVLAALDGKVSKVHNDPLVGMLVEIEHSDNLTTVYQSLESVTVKPGDEVKQGQLLGKAGRNVYEKDAGVHLHFEVRVDGQSVDPEQYLSKAETQ